The following are encoded in a window of Anoplopoma fimbria isolate UVic2021 breed Golden Eagle Sablefish chromosome 3, Afim_UVic_2022, whole genome shotgun sequence genomic DNA:
- the commd2 gene encoding COMM domain-containing protein 2 produces the protein MLLVLSEDHKEHLSFLPNVDAAVVGEFGRIALEFLRRGSSPKIYEGAARKLCVPVEMVQHGVEGLMYLMTESSKHMISEVDFLDSVLVLGFGEELNQILLQLYLQHHSQIRSILSQLPSHLPAYHNLEWRLDVQLASRPIRQQVVPMLTMRLLMTGGGDSGDLSRRVLQTDPSTLLHLISTLEAALAAIKTNHARRIFRNIK, from the exons ATGCTGCTAGTTTTGTCTGAAGACCATAAAGAACACCTCTCCTTTCTACCGAATGTTGACGCCGCAG TGGTTGGAGAGTTTGGTCGCATAGCGCTGGAGTTCTTAAGGAGAGGAAGCAGTCCCAAGATCTACGAGGGAGCAGCCA GGAAGCTGTGTGTTCCCGTGGAAATGGTGCAGCATGGAGTGGAAGGCCTGATGTATCTGATGACCGAGAGCTCCAAACACATG ATCTCTGAAGTGGATTTCTTGGACTCTGTGTTGGTCTTGGGGTTTGGTGAAGAACTTAACCAGATCCTCTTACAG CTCTACCTCCAACACCACAGTCAGATTCGCAGCATCCTGAGTCAGCTGCCCTCCCACCTGCCTGCCTACCACAACCTGGAATGGAGACTGGATGTACAG TTGGCGAGTCGTCCAATCCGTCAGCAGGTCGTTCCCATGCTGACGATGCGCCTGCTCATGACCGGAGGTGGTGACAGCGGTGACCTCAGCAGAAGGGTTCTCCAGACAGACCCCAGCACCCTCCTGCACCTCATCTCCACACTGGAGGCAGCTCTGGCCGCCATAAAAACCAATCACGCTCGCCGCATATTTCGCAACATCAAATGA